The Euphorbia lathyris chromosome 3, ddEupLath1.1, whole genome shotgun sequence genome contains a region encoding:
- the LOC136223605 gene encoding uncharacterized protein has product MKKNNSYPYQAKQDDDVHNKAAEKIERKASMDINQSAENFINNFRKQLMLQRLQSIENYENMLARGL; this is encoded by the coding sequence ATGAAGAAGAACAATAGCTATCCTTATCAAGCCAAACAAGATGATGATGTTCATAATAAGGCAGCAGAGAAGATAGAGAGGAAGGCATCAATGGATATTAATCAAAGTGCTGAGAATTTCATAAACAATTTCAGGAAGCAACTCATGCTTCAAAGGCTTCAATCCATTGAAAATTATGAGAATATGCTTGCAAGAGgtctttag